One stretch of Ptiloglossa arizonensis isolate GNS036 chromosome 7, iyPtiAriz1_principal, whole genome shotgun sequence DNA includes these proteins:
- the Sif gene encoding guanine nucleotide exchange factor still life isoform X10: protein MVEPKWSIKRMNSTLNLLNPSSSYTDLRTLHKKRCKKYVCLCKRHTISVICINETKKLYWFNCKNVREKVNFGFGDGYYYKLLRIVDGALSTWAQRYIDGLNITRREIMFKINGTAKTNMKLLKEGCYCHYHPHMTADACNADFLKKVVSFWAGEGLRGIRDKIRGMTNYAKKMSDDDRMSLTTAVSDDDDGESVINSPYRGKQTGTAAASFNCTGAVRKAGFLSVKKWLLRKKHQIELARKRGWKGYWVCLKGTTLLFYPCDSQESRAMEAAPKHLIIVDGAIMQPIPEHPKRDYIFCLSTAFGDAYLFQAPCQVELDNWVNSIHSACAAAFARHRGKTGTLHLLQEEIFRLEKAIESDHKLKHMADLQQSVVSDVETKQQINNQIVQWEENLERLHCEQFRLRCYMASLQSGELPNPKSLLTHVSRATKQTLNKLGVFTVSSFHAFICARSPSLLNNLLAGRGATKRRPPLLSRSNSGSSRRSLQISSRDDEKPVKVCVPENQLVSVFLRDAMTVEEFLASACNRKNLNPMEHFVRVKKRRDMEDHNYFVPHRTDLIETYSNTHEVVEVCAKILYQVELQRNTLEQMWGFSVEAELVENSDRQDELCCYVSRVEDKSVAMQNGIIKGDEIMVINGAIVSDLDMMYLESVLQEEVGLCMMMRSSRTEPPDLTGIMRVTDDIIESLVCPPPPSDPPVISEEMISGLIVPAPGWSKESIAQECTSASHIENGKQTSRTNSFEIENLLKTAEQVTGICRSPGETRKSSPTGSVVSSHSQALTPSRQLSDAEKLKKVILELIETERTYVKNLNNLLENYLEPLKRETFLSNAEINALFGNIQEIVTFQRQFLQNLDHAIEMEVDFNNFDHPSQFKGVLFSIGSAFLYYVNHFKLYSSFCASHSKAQKVLHPNEGNQALQEFLQARNPRQQHSSTLESYLIKPIQRILKYPLLLQQLRNLTDERSDEHQHLIEALKGMEKVAEHINEMQRIHEEYGAIFDHLFRQHQKSCKQPIDLSPGDLLYYGGVEWLNISDFLGKIKKGLELHAMCFVFKSAVVFLCKERLRQKKKLMGVSTKANSSEVEIIRYQVLIPVTEVQVRASSAKDMESHFLWELIHLRSQLQRRSEKVYVLSNSTTEFRNAFLRTIRQIIRESVRNMSIPSTKQNLSQPQMTISPRMTTGHVDKFEKQPASQGQNGGNNGAATATGPLSKKVVKPQPLSTSHNVKRKYSQSKQTVEHESSEDKDMEESSAVNQQQTIFRSRSKTISDTSGEMKVEMDSGTKSEGEEDSQAFLGEKKANLGRTPNHLTLSTTSTISAGSTGSQARLIQSSHQPENYQPITVKELGSPIWKPRELSSFGEATTLPRKGKSASEFGDISSSHSASRKSLIEINNCAQQSNYNNNI from the exons ATGGTAGAGCCGAAATGGTCGATCAAACGTATGAATAGCACTTTGAATTTGTTGAATCCGAGCAGTAGCTATACAGACTTGAGGACACTGCACAAGAAGCGTTGTAAAAAGTATGTTTGTCTTTGCAAGAGACACACTATCAGCGTAATATGTAtcaatgaaacgaaaaaattgtattgGTTCAACTGTAAAAACGTTCGAGAGAAAGTAAACTTTGGTTTCGGCGACGGTTACTACTACAAATTACTCAGGATTGTTGATGGAGCCCTGAGTACCTGGGCTCAGCGCTATATCGACGGTCTCAACATTACTCGCAGAGAGATCATGTTCAAGATCAACGGCACCGCCAAGACGAACATGAAGCTCTTAAAGGAGGGTTGCTACTGTCATTATCATCCGCACATGACAGCGGATGCGTGCAACGCCGACTTTCTGAAAAAAGTCGTAAGTTTTTGGGCCGGTGAAGGCCTTAGAGGAATACGTGACAAGATCCGCGGTATGACGAATTATGCTAAAAAG ATGTCGGATGATGATAGAATGTCGCTAACTACGGCTGTGAGCGATGACGATGACGGTGAAAGCGTGATAAATTCACCGTATCGAGGAAAACAAACTGGCACAGCTGCAGCTTCGTTCAATTGTACAGGAGCGGTTCGAAAGGCTGG ATTTCTTAGCGTGAAAAAATGGCTGTTACGGAAGAAACATCAGATCGAGCTTGCGAGAAAAAGAGGCTGGAAGGGTTACTGGGTTTGTTTGAAAGGGACTACGCTTCTCTTCTATCCCTGCGATTCGCAAGAAAGCAGAGCTATGGAAGCGGCGCCGAAGCATTTAATTATAGTTGATGGCGCAATTATGCAACCAATTCCAGAACATCCGAAAAGGGATTACATATTTTGTCTGAGTACCGCGTTCGGCGATGCTTACTTATTCCAA GCACCGTGTCAGGTGGAACTTGACAACTGGGTGAACAGCATTCATTCGGCTTGCGCCGCTGCATTTGCGCGTCATCGCGGCAAAACCGGGACTCTTCATTTGTTGCAGGAAGAGATCTTTCGGTTAGAGAAGGCGATAGAATCG GATCACAAATTAAAGCATATGGCTGATCTTCAGCAGTCTGTTGTTTCCGACGTGGAAACGAAACAGCAAATCAACAATCAGATCGTCCAATGGGAAGAAAACTTAGAACGACTCCACTGCGAGCAATTTCGTCTCAGGTGCTACATGGCTAGTTTACAGAGTGGCGAGTTACCTAATCCTAAA AGTTTATTGACGCACGTATCTCGTGCTACGAAGCAAACGTTAAACAAATTAGGAGTCTTTACGGTGTCGTCGTTTCACGCTTTTATATGCGCACGAAGTCCCTCGTTGTTGAACAACCTGCTGGCAGGTCGCGGAGCTACTAAGAGAAGGCCACCGTTGCTCTCAAGGTCGAATAGTGGATCCAGTAGAAGATCTCTTCAAATTTCTTCGAGAGACGACGAGAAGCCTGTAAAAGTATGCGTACCGGAGAATCAG ttggtgtctgtatttttgcgTGATGCTATGACGGTCGAAGAATTTTTGGCAAGTGCTTGCAACAGGAAGAATTTGAATCCGATGGAACATTTCGTTCGCGTGAAGAAGCGACGCGACATGGAAGATCATAATTATTTCGTACCGCATAGGACCGACTTGATAGAAACATAC TCGAATACGCACGAGGTGGTTGAAGTTTGCGCCAAGATCTTGTATCAAGTAGAGTTGCAAAGAAATACTCTCGAacaaatgtggggtttctcggTGGAAGCAGAGCTAGTGGAAAATTCCGATAGGCAGGACGAATTGTGTTGTTACGTTAGCAGAGTTGAAGATAAAAGTGTGGCAATGCAAAACG GAATTATTAAAGGCGACGAGATCATGGTGATCAACGGTGCGATTGTAAGCGACCTGGATATGATGTATTTGGAAAGTGTACTACAAGAAGAAGTCGGTCTCTGTATGATGATGAGGTCGTCTCGAACCGAACCACCGGATCTCACGGGTATAATGCGGGTTACCGATGACATAATCGAGAGCTTGGTTTGTCCACCGCCACCTTCCGATCCACCGGTCataagcgaagaaatgatttcCGGTCTGATCGTTCCAGCTCCTGGTTGGA GCAAGGAAAGCATAGCGCAGGAGTGTACGTCAGCGTCTCACATAGAAAACGGCAAGCAAACGTCTCGCACAAATtcattcgaaattgaaaatttgttaaaaaccgCTGAACAAGTTACGGGGATCTGTCGATCGCCTGGTGAAACTAGAAAGTCGAGTCCTACCGGAAGTGTGGTTAGCTCTCATTCGCAAGCTCTCACGCCAAGCCGGCAACTAAGCGATGCTGAGAAACTGAAAAAAGTAATTCTAGAATTGATCGAGACTGAACGGACTTACGTCAAG AATTTAAACAATTTGTTGGAGAACTACTTGGAGCCCCTTAAACGCGAGACTTTCCTATCGAATGCAGAGATAAATGCATTGTTTGGAAACATTCAAGAAATTGTTACGTTCCAACGACAGTTTCTACAAAATCTTGATCACGCGATCGAAATGGAGGTTGATTTCAATAATTTTGATCATCCGAGTCAGTTTAAG GGTGTCCTGTTTTCCATTGGAAGTGCCTTTTTGTACTACGTAAATCACTTCAAGCTTTACAGCTCGTTTTGTGCCAGCCATTCGAAGGCGCAAAAGGTTTTACATCCAA aCGAAGGAAATCAAGCTTTACAAGAGTTCCTGCAAGCAAGAAATCCAAGACAACAGCACTCGTCGACTTTAGAGTCATACTTGATAAAACCGATTCAAAGAATACTCAAGTATCCTTTGCTTCTGCAGCAGCTTCGAAATCTCACGGACGAACGAAGCGACGAACACCAACATTTGATTG AGGCGTTAAAGGGCATGGAGAAAGTAGCGGAGCATATAAACGAAATGCAAAGAATTCACGAGGAATATGGAGCTATCTTTGATCATTTGTTCAGACAACATCAAAAGTCTTGCAAGCAG CCGATCGATTTGAGTCCCGGGGATCTTCTGTATTATGGGGGTGTCGAGTGGCTTAACATTTCTGATTTTCTTGGTAAAATTAAGAAAGGCCTGGAGTTGCACGCCATGTGCTTCGTTTTCAAATCCGCCGTTGTCTTTTTGTGTAAAGAAAGATTGAGACAAAAGAAGAAACTTATG GGCGTTTCAACGAAAGCAAATTCCAGCGAAGTAGAAATAATTCGTTACCAAGTATTAATTCCTGTGACGGAAGTTCAAGTCCGAGCTAGTTCCGCCAAAGATATGGAATCCCATTTCTTATGGGAGTTGATTCATTTAAGAAGTCAATTACAGAGAAGATCGGAGAAAGTATATGTGCTGTCCAATAG CACAACAGAATTTAGAAACGCGTTCCTGAGGACTATTCGCCAAATTATTCGAGAATCGGTGCGAAATATGAGTATACCGTCGACGAAACAGAATCTCAGCCAACCTCAAATGACGATATCTCCACGAATGACGACTGGACACGTGGATAAGTTCGAGAAACAGCCGGCGAGTCAAGGACAAAATGGCGGCAATAATGGAGCGGCAACTGCTACCGGACCACTGTCCAAGAAGGTGGTTAAACCGCAACCGTTATCGACATCGCACAATGTAAAACGAAAATACAGTCAATCGAAACAAACAGTGGAGCACGAAAGTTCCGAAGACAAGGACATGGAAGAATCAAGTGCGGTTAATCAACAGCAAACTATCTTTCGCTCCAGAAGCAAGACTATAAGCGATACGTCCG GGGAGATGAAGGTCGAGATGGATTCGGGGACGAAATCCGAGGGAGAGGAAGACTCGCAAGCTTTTTTAGGTGAGAAGAAGGCGAATTTGGGGCGCACTCCGAATCATTTGACTTTGAGCACCACTTCAACCATTTCAGCAGGAAGTACGGGTAGTCAGGCAAGATTAATCCAGTCCTCTCATCAACCGGAAAACTATCAACCCATTACAGTCAAAGAGCTTG GTTCACCCATCTGGAAACCGCGGGAATTATCCTCGTTTGGAGAGGCCACTACGCTGCCACGTAAGGGTAAGTCGGCCAGCGAGTTTGGGGATATAAGCTCATCTCACAGTGCTTCCCGAAAGTCTCtgatagaaatcaataactgtgcTCAACAATCTAACTATAATAAcaacatttaa
- the Sif gene encoding guanine nucleotide exchange factor still life isoform X7: MGNKLSCSCAPLIRKAYRYEDSPWQTGARDVMGGSGGRRGDTGHLLRCGSLRERKRLWAEVFHVSASGAGTVKWQQVSEDLVPVNITCIQDSPECVFHITAYNSQVDKILDVRLVQPGTRIGQASECFVYWRDTMTNDTWGLNFTSPIDAKQFRECCSPSFKISRKASSSYSLKLEPPNKQKIKTRRKPLSTPASPSRSREPQCTCMTPEQFARLRSQEARYRSFCATSTLPRTMARSTEMEMTPARDKITAATSSASLYDNVNNTTATPGKAPKVESTKQKEKQNETCQTTPKTANVGIETVTVGSQIDSPEEKGTTVSPKKPQKQSQDTSTQQNGTEMLKSEGTQAGGTLQNKSLRKEQLHHTKSADYTDLEMQNGNILNIVNNNNSGRKSKSKSTDDMRIENAQNGGISLDSNTLKRMLKPMSSIDSPVTSPEMTRKKHNHHNGSYHYHPSNNNQKYVMQETENENYAHPYRSPYSNKFQASRSVHDMGRQYIGGRDRTYLDSECNRCTGDMSPPSDNVIFDNQCYATTPSSSNGNSDMEQPTHCNSRRCNSSQTYQQQSMQSVSTPGSPTSRLLLEYEMHLRNTLAKGLDAESYSLRTFEALLTQSMENLEFAENIPLNVQRTPHVSRRRHISNKSSTLPLSYRYCNERQNSKDRDGYYSDRNEMIREKRDRDADRDRGYLSDYNSRCASCIGESARAQWFRHSDGWQSGSSTFGSGASSSINPSYPGHKRDSPWDSLPSLRHEGSLNDSGYKSNRTDSLEQRGTFDRQDSVRSDYMSDRDSRYGIVQQASLESTDSRLCYLTSSEMSDDDRMSLTTAVSDDDDGESVINSPYRGKQTGTAAASFNCTGAVRKAGFLSVKKWLLRKKHQIELARKRGWKGYWVCLKGTTLLFYPCDSQESRAMEAAPKHLIIVDGAIMQPIPEHPKRDYIFCLSTAFGDAYLFQAPCQVELDNWVNSIHSACAAAFARHRGKTGTLHLLQEEIFRLEKAIESDHKLKHMADLQQSVVSDVETKQQINNQIVQWEENLERLHCEQFRLRCYMASLQSGELPNPKSLLTHVSRATKQTLNKLGVFTVSSFHAFICARSPSLLNNLLAGRGATKRRPPLLSRSNSGSSRRSLQISSRDDEKPVKVCVPENQLVSVFLRDAMTVEEFLASACNRKNLNPMEHFVRVKKRRDMEDHNYFVPHRTDLIETYSNTHEVVEVCAKILYQVELQRNTLEQMWGFSVEAELVENSDRQDELCCYVSRVEDKSVAMQNGIIKGDEIMVINGAIVSDLDMMYLESVLQEEVGLCMMMRSSRTEPPDLTGIMRVTDDIIESLVCPPPPSDPPVISEEMISGLIVPAPGWSKESIAQECTSASHIENGKQTSRTNSFEIENLLKTAEQVTGICRSPGETRKSSPTGSVVSSHSQALTPSRQLSDAEKLKKVILELIETERTYVKNLNNLLENYLEPLKRETFLSNAEINALFGNIQEIVTFQRQFLQNLDHAIEMEVDFNNFDHPSQFKGVLFSIGSAFLYYVNHFKLYSSFCASHSKAQKVLHPNEGNQALQEFLQARNPRQQHSSTLESYLIKPIQRILKYPLLLQQLRNLTDERSDEHQHLIEALKGMEKVAEHINEMQRIHEEYGAIFDHLFRQHQKSCKQPIDLSPGDLLYYGGVEWLNISDFLGKIKKGLELHAMCFVFKSAVVFLCKERLRQKKKLMGVSTKANSSEVEIIRYQVLIPVTEVQVRASSAKDMESHFLWELIHLRSQLQRRSEKVYVLSNSTTEFRNAFLRTIRQIIRESVRNMSIPSTKQNLSQPQMTISPRMTTGHVDKFEKQPASQGQNGGNNGAATATGPLSKKVVKPQPLSTSHNVKRKYSQSKQTVEHESSEDKDMEESSAVNQQQTIFRSRSKTISDTSGEMKVEMDSGTKSEGEEDSQAFLGEKKANLGRTPNHLTLSTTSTISAGSTGSQARLIQSSHQPENYQPITVKELGSPIWKPRELSSFGEATTLPRKGENFEEERELHF; the protein is encoded by the exons ATGGGCAATAAGTTGTCTTGCAGTTGTGCTCCCCTTATCAGAAAGGCGTATCGTTATGAAGATTCCCCATGGCAGACAGGGGCTAGGGACGTAATGGGCGGCAGCGGAGGTCGCAGGGGTGATACTGGCCACTTGCTCAGGTGCGGAAGCTTAAGAGAAAGGAAGAG GTTGTGGGCCGAAGTGTTCCATGTGAGTGCAAGTGGAGCAGGGACTGTAAAATGGCAGCAGGTATCGGAAGATTTAGTTCCTGTAAATATCACTTGCATCCAAGATTCGCCAGAATGCGTCTTCCACATTACCGCGTACAACAGCCAGGTCGACAAAATTCTAGATGTGCGATTGGTTCAACCAG GAACCCGTATCGGGCAAGCGTCCGAATGCTTTGTTTATTGGAGAGATACGATGACTAACGATACATGGGGATTGAATTTTACCTCTCCGATCGATGCTAAACAATTCAGAGAATGTTGC TCACCGTCGTTCAAGATTTCAAGGAAAGCGTCCTCTTCTTACTCGTTGAAGCTCGAACCACCGAACAAGCAGAAGATCAAAACGCGGAGAAAGCCTCTATCGACACCAGCATCGCCGAGCAGGTCCAGAGAGCCTCAATGCACTTGCATGACCCCGGAACAATTTGCCAGACTTCGAAGTCAAGAAGCTAGATATCGCAGTTTCTGCG CCACTTCAACGCTTCCCCGTACAATGGCACGATCCACGGAAATGGAAATGACACCGGCTCGCGATAAAATAACAGCGGCAACATCCAGTGCGTCTCTTTACGATAATGTCAACAATACGACCGCAACTCCAGGAAAGGCGCCAAAAGTTGAATCGACGAAACAGAAGGAGAAACAGAACGAAACGTGTCAGACAACACCGAAGACAGCGAACGTTGGCATTGAAACTGTTACCGTTGGCTCACAG ATCGATAGCCCGGAGGAGAAAGGTACTACCGTTTCGCCGAAAAAACCTCAGAAACAAAGTCAAGATACGTCTACTCAACAAAATGGCACTGAAATGTTAAAGTCGGAAGGCACTCAGGCCGGTGGCACCTTGCAAAACAAATCTCTCCGAAAAGAACAATTACACCACACAAAGTCTGCCGATTACACAGACCTGGAAATGCAAAATGGCAATATTCTCAATATAGTGAATAACAATAACAGTGGAAGGAAATCGAAAAGCAAGAGCACAGACGACATGAGGATCGAGAATGCGCAAAACGGTGGTATCAGTTTGGACTCGAATACCCTGAAAAGAATGTTAAAGCCTATGTCGAGTATCGACAGTCCTGTTACATCGCCAGAGATGACCAGAAAGAAGCACAACCATCATAATGGATCTTATCATTATCATCCGAGCAATAATAACCAGAAGTATGTTATGCAAGAGACTGAGAACGAAAACTATGCGCATCCGTATCGAAGTCCGTACAGTAACAAATTCCAGGCTTCTAGAAGCGTGCACGACATGGGACGTCAGTATATTG GCGGCAGAGACAGGACCTATTTAGATTCGGAATGTAATCGGTGCACAGGTGACATGTCGCCGCCGTCGGATAATGTCATCTTCGATAATCAGTGTTACGCGACCACGCCGAGTTCGTCGAATGGTAACTCGGACATGGAACAACCAACGCACTGCAATTCGCGACGTTGTAACAGCAGCCAGACATATCAACAGCAAAGCATGCAATCCGTTTCAACGCCTGGCAGTCCGACCAGTAGACTTCTTCTCGAGTACGAGATGCATTTAAGGAACACCTTGGCCAAGGGTTTGGATGCCGAGAGTTACAGTTTACGTACATTCGAGGCACTGCTCACGCAAAGTATGGAAAATTTAG AATTTGCAGAAAATATACCACTAAACGTACAGCGCACACCACATGTTTCACGAAGAC GTCATATTTCGAACAAGTCGTCGACGTTGCCACTGTCGTATCGTTACTGCAACGAAAGACAAAACAGTAAAGACAGAGACGGCTATTATAGCGATCGCAACGAAATGATACGAgagaagagagacagagacgcTGACCGAGATCGTGGATATCTTAGCGATTACAATTCGAG atGTGCCAGTTGCATCGGAGAATCGGCACGCGCTCAGTGGTTTCGGCATTCCGACGGATGGCAGTCGGGCAGTTCCACTTTCGGTTCTGGTGCTTCCAGTTCGATAAATCCAAGTTATCCGGGACATAAACGTGACTCTCCGTGGGACTCTCTTCCATCGTTGAGACACGAGGGCAGTCTTAACGATAGCGGATATAAATCTAATCGAACAGACTCTCTGGAACAAAG gGGCACTTTTGATAGACAAGACAGCGTAAGATCCGATTACATGTCGGATAGGGACAGTAGATACGGAATCGTTCAACAAGCTTCTTTGGAAAGTACAGACTCGAGACTTTGCTACTTGACGTCGTCAGAG ATGTCGGATGATGATAGAATGTCGCTAACTACGGCTGTGAGCGATGACGATGACGGTGAAAGCGTGATAAATTCACCGTATCGAGGAAAACAAACTGGCACAGCTGCAGCTTCGTTCAATTGTACAGGAGCGGTTCGAAAGGCTGG ATTTCTTAGCGTGAAAAAATGGCTGTTACGGAAGAAACATCAGATCGAGCTTGCGAGAAAAAGAGGCTGGAAGGGTTACTGGGTTTGTTTGAAAGGGACTACGCTTCTCTTCTATCCCTGCGATTCGCAAGAAAGCAGAGCTATGGAAGCGGCGCCGAAGCATTTAATTATAGTTGATGGCGCAATTATGCAACCAATTCCAGAACATCCGAAAAGGGATTACATATTTTGTCTGAGTACCGCGTTCGGCGATGCTTACTTATTCCAA GCACCGTGTCAGGTGGAACTTGACAACTGGGTGAACAGCATTCATTCGGCTTGCGCCGCTGCATTTGCGCGTCATCGCGGCAAAACCGGGACTCTTCATTTGTTGCAGGAAGAGATCTTTCGGTTAGAGAAGGCGATAGAATCG GATCACAAATTAAAGCATATGGCTGATCTTCAGCAGTCTGTTGTTTCCGACGTGGAAACGAAACAGCAAATCAACAATCAGATCGTCCAATGGGAAGAAAACTTAGAACGACTCCACTGCGAGCAATTTCGTCTCAGGTGCTACATGGCTAGTTTACAGAGTGGCGAGTTACCTAATCCTAAA AGTTTATTGACGCACGTATCTCGTGCTACGAAGCAAACGTTAAACAAATTAGGAGTCTTTACGGTGTCGTCGTTTCACGCTTTTATATGCGCACGAAGTCCCTCGTTGTTGAACAACCTGCTGGCAGGTCGCGGAGCTACTAAGAGAAGGCCACCGTTGCTCTCAAGGTCGAATAGTGGATCCAGTAGAAGATCTCTTCAAATTTCTTCGAGAGACGACGAGAAGCCTGTAAAAGTATGCGTACCGGAGAATCAG ttggtgtctgtatttttgcgTGATGCTATGACGGTCGAAGAATTTTTGGCAAGTGCTTGCAACAGGAAGAATTTGAATCCGATGGAACATTTCGTTCGCGTGAAGAAGCGACGCGACATGGAAGATCATAATTATTTCGTACCGCATAGGACCGACTTGATAGAAACATAC TCGAATACGCACGAGGTGGTTGAAGTTTGCGCCAAGATCTTGTATCAAGTAGAGTTGCAAAGAAATACTCTCGAacaaatgtggggtttctcggTGGAAGCAGAGCTAGTGGAAAATTCCGATAGGCAGGACGAATTGTGTTGTTACGTTAGCAGAGTTGAAGATAAAAGTGTGGCAATGCAAAACG GAATTATTAAAGGCGACGAGATCATGGTGATCAACGGTGCGATTGTAAGCGACCTGGATATGATGTATTTGGAAAGTGTACTACAAGAAGAAGTCGGTCTCTGTATGATGATGAGGTCGTCTCGAACCGAACCACCGGATCTCACGGGTATAATGCGGGTTACCGATGACATAATCGAGAGCTTGGTTTGTCCACCGCCACCTTCCGATCCACCGGTCataagcgaagaaatgatttcCGGTCTGATCGTTCCAGCTCCTGGTTGGA GCAAGGAAAGCATAGCGCAGGAGTGTACGTCAGCGTCTCACATAGAAAACGGCAAGCAAACGTCTCGCACAAATtcattcgaaattgaaaatttgttaaaaaccgCTGAACAAGTTACGGGGATCTGTCGATCGCCTGGTGAAACTAGAAAGTCGAGTCCTACCGGAAGTGTGGTTAGCTCTCATTCGCAAGCTCTCACGCCAAGCCGGCAACTAAGCGATGCTGAGAAACTGAAAAAAGTAATTCTAGAATTGATCGAGACTGAACGGACTTACGTCAAG AATTTAAACAATTTGTTGGAGAACTACTTGGAGCCCCTTAAACGCGAGACTTTCCTATCGAATGCAGAGATAAATGCATTGTTTGGAAACATTCAAGAAATTGTTACGTTCCAACGACAGTTTCTACAAAATCTTGATCACGCGATCGAAATGGAGGTTGATTTCAATAATTTTGATCATCCGAGTCAGTTTAAG GGTGTCCTGTTTTCCATTGGAAGTGCCTTTTTGTACTACGTAAATCACTTCAAGCTTTACAGCTCGTTTTGTGCCAGCCATTCGAAGGCGCAAAAGGTTTTACATCCAA aCGAAGGAAATCAAGCTTTACAAGAGTTCCTGCAAGCAAGAAATCCAAGACAACAGCACTCGTCGACTTTAGAGTCATACTTGATAAAACCGATTCAAAGAATACTCAAGTATCCTTTGCTTCTGCAGCAGCTTCGAAATCTCACGGACGAACGAAGCGACGAACACCAACATTTGATTG AGGCGTTAAAGGGCATGGAGAAAGTAGCGGAGCATATAAACGAAATGCAAAGAATTCACGAGGAATATGGAGCTATCTTTGATCATTTGTTCAGACAACATCAAAAGTCTTGCAAGCAG CCGATCGATTTGAGTCCCGGGGATCTTCTGTATTATGGGGGTGTCGAGTGGCTTAACATTTCTGATTTTCTTGGTAAAATTAAGAAAGGCCTGGAGTTGCACGCCATGTGCTTCGTTTTCAAATCCGCCGTTGTCTTTTTGTGTAAAGAAAGATTGAGACAAAAGAAGAAACTTATG GGCGTTTCAACGAAAGCAAATTCCAGCGAAGTAGAAATAATTCGTTACCAAGTATTAATTCCTGTGACGGAAGTTCAAGTCCGAGCTAGTTCCGCCAAAGATATGGAATCCCATTTCTTATGGGAGTTGATTCATTTAAGAAGTCAATTACAGAGAAGATCGGAGAAAGTATATGTGCTGTCCAATAG CACAACAGAATTTAGAAACGCGTTCCTGAGGACTATTCGCCAAATTATTCGAGAATCGGTGCGAAATATGAGTATACCGTCGACGAAACAGAATCTCAGCCAACCTCAAATGACGATATCTCCACGAATGACGACTGGACACGTGGATAAGTTCGAGAAACAGCCGGCGAGTCAAGGACAAAATGGCGGCAATAATGGAGCGGCAACTGCTACCGGACCACTGTCCAAGAAGGTGGTTAAACCGCAACCGTTATCGACATCGCACAATGTAAAACGAAAATACAGTCAATCGAAACAAACAGTGGAGCACGAAAGTTCCGAAGACAAGGACATGGAAGAATCAAGTGCGGTTAATCAACAGCAAACTATCTTTCGCTCCAGAAGCAAGACTATAAGCGATACGTCCG GGGAGATGAAGGTCGAGATGGATTCGGGGACGAAATCCGAGGGAGAGGAAGACTCGCAAGCTTTTTTAGGTGAGAAGAAGGCGAATTTGGGGCGCACTCCGAATCATTTGACTTTGAGCACCACTTCAACCATTTCAGCAGGAAGTACGGGTAGTCAGGCAAGATTAATCCAGTCCTCTCATCAACCGGAAAACTATCAACCCATTACAGTCAAAGAGCTTG GTTCACCCATCTGGAAACCGCGGGAATTATCCTCGTTTGGAGAGGCCACTACGCTGCCACGTAAGG GAGAGAATtttgaagaagagagagagcttCACTTTTAA